Within Wyeomyia smithii strain HCP4-BCI-WySm-NY-G18 chromosome 2, ASM2978416v1, whole genome shotgun sequence, the genomic segment caaacaaaaaataaataagagaaacaaaaaaagaacaaaataagaaaactgaaaaaagaaacACGAAAAACGTAAactgaaaaaccaaaaacaaaaaatgaaaatgatacacgaaaaatggaaaacacaaaataaaaataaacgaacAAAGAGAAACGAAAAACAAACGAGGCGAAAtgagaaaagaaaaacaaaaaaataaaacgaaacacgcaaaaccggaaaaagaaaaacaaaaaacacaatacgggaagaaaaaatcgaaaaacaaaacagcaaaaacgaaaaatgaaaaatgaaaacaaaatataagAGAAACGAGAAACGAGAcacaaaaacaaatgaaatacaaaaaaaaactaaacacgaagatggaaaacggaaaagaggaaacaaaaaaaaaacgaatacaaaaagcgaaaaacaaaaaaaaaagcaatgagaaacgaataaaaaaaaataaacaaaaaacgaaaaatgagaAACGTAAAACGAAAAACAGAGAACTAAAAAGGGAAAATCCAAAACAAtacaataaataaatgaaatgcGAAAAAAAACACGACGAACGTAAAACGGAAAagagaaaactaaaaacaaaaaaatccaaaaacaaaaaacgaaaCACAAAAAAACGACCAATGAGAAACGTAAAACGAAACACGAAACACAAGACGcaatataataaacaaaaaatgaacaacaaaaaaaacgaaataacaAAAACACTACACGATAAACGAAACTGAAAAAtgaaaccaaaaacaaaaataaaaaaaaaaaccgaaaaacaaaaaacacaataCGGAAAacaaagatgaagaaaaaaccgaaaaacaaaacagcaaaaacgaaaagtgaaaaacaaaaaataagaaatgagaaacaaaaacaaaagaaatacaaaaaaaactaaacacgAACAATGGAAAACGGAAAAGAGGAAACGGAAAAAAAACGAAtacaaaaacgaaaaacaaaaaaaaaacaagcaatgagaaacgaataaaaaaaaattaacaaaaaacgaaaaatgagaAACGTAAAACGAAAAACAGAGAACGAAAAAGGGAAAACccaaaacgaaaaacaaaaactaacAGAAACATAACACAAACAATAaatgaaatgcaaaaaaaacacGACAAACGAAAACCGGAAAAGAGGAAACGAATAAcaagaaaatacaaaaacaaaaaacgaaaCACAAAAAACGAACAATGAGAAACGTAAAACGAACCACGGAAAATAAAACGCaatataagaaataaaaaatgaacaacaaaacaacgaaataacaaaaacaatacACGATgaacgaaaactgaaaaatgaaaccaaaaacaaaaatcgaaaagagaaaaaaaagaaaacgaaaaacaaaaaatggaaaaacaaaaaatggaaaaacaaaagcCAAACAACACACCAttaaaaaaaaggagaaagcaaaacaaaatcaaGTAAGGAAAAAGAAGAGAAAGAAAGGGAATATACAATTATCGTTAGGGGTCGTACACAAACTACGTTTCGCCGAAAACCGAAaaacgaaaactgaaaaacaaaaaataaaaaaatgagaaacgaaaaacaaaaacgagagaaacgaaaaaaattgaaaacgaaacacgaaaaaagaaaaaccaaaaaacgaaaatcggaacacgaaaacggaaaaaaaaacgaaacacgaaaaaataaCAACGAAAATAGTCAAACGAAAACTAAAAAACGATACacagaaaacaaaacttgaaaaaaaaaatgaaaaacgcaaaataagaaacaataaacgaacaacaaaataacgaaatactaaaaataaaaactgaaaaacgaaacgaaaaacgtaaaacaaaactctgaaaaagaaaaaccaaaaCCGAAAAACGAAgcacgaaaaacaaaaattgaaaaaacaaacgaaaaacgcaaaataaccAACAAAAAGCGAAAAGCAAAAACCAATAcacaaaaaaaccaaaaaattgaaacacgtagaacaaaaatcgaaaaaaggaaaaagaacaACGAAAAACGGAGAAACAAAAACTGAACAACACAACAGGGAAAATAGAAAGGAGAAAGCAaatgaaaaaagagaaagagagggaATGTAAAAGTATCatatggcgtcgtacacaaattacgttacgctttaaatttaaatttcagaCCGCTTCCTCCCTATGCAACAATAAGTAACGTGCAATATGTCTTCTTCTcctggaaaaaaaacttttccagaAAATAACGAACAAAACTTACAATTTgagaaaataaaacagttacgtaactgtctgaACTGCCCCCGCTCCCccatatgtaacaataagtaatgcAAACTCGAACCTAACTCAGTCATTTTCCAACTGATTTTGGATGCTTCAAATGTTTTGGAAAAGATAGGGGTTTCAAAATATGAACAAGTTTCTACAAACTTCACCAAAATATGTTGGGTTATTTGAGCTTAGATCTATTTCTCTtcactttttcacgcaatttacttgaaatttgccacttatttttgtgagaaaagtACTACAAATATATAAGCATTTTGAAACTGAATATTATTACGAATAAAATAAAAGTTGTTGTATAAAAATAGACTAATATTTAgctaaaacatatttttttaagaaaaaaaaagaaagaacatTTGCTTCTCAtcacaaaataatttcaaaattaatGCTGCAAATGGACAAAAAAACAAGAATCTCTGGTGTGACCTAGCGTAGGTTGTGGCCCTGGCccatacttgaagtttttcaaatgcatacaccttcattttcataaaataaaatataacgtAGGCACTTTTTGCTATTACCTATATGTATAGCGATAGGGAATTAGATGTGTGATGTAGTGTCTATAACGTACTTTATTCAAGTGAGGAGAATTTTGTGTCATTTGGGCGGACTGGGGTAGACTGTAGACCCATCGTTTCCTTGGAACGTATAACTTTAGTCTTTTCGTCAAGTCTCGTACTAATGAGCTGGGATACCGCTTGTAGTAATCTCCTAACTTCATATCCATTGTAGAGTCATCAGGTCCGAGTTTTCTAACACAGGAAAAAATACATCTGTTCTATTTGGATGAAATCAACAGGCCAAAATTTGGCCGAacactgcacgttatttgagaTGGTGGTTAATCGTTAGTGCAGTTGATGGAACAGTCTACAGAATGTCCAAATACCACACGATATAAAGGAAACCGGAAAACGACTCCAGAGGACATTTTAAAACGCAAAACGGTTAAATGAACTGTGAAATATTAGAAATGATTCTAAATAACATGCAACGTCGTAACGCAGTTGTTCTTCCTTTCTGAAGTGCATCCGTTATATGAGTTTctcggaatcagaatgatgcacaAAGACCGAAAACCAAGTTACaaacgccattttaaaatcaaaaatggcaatttctagtttctagaaaacagcgtAAAGTAACCTTATACAATCCCAACTGGTTTCAGTTCAACCTCACTTTGTGATATTTGTGAGATTTGCTGAGAAAAATATCCTATGACATGTCTTGAGAAGGTGCAAGTGATGGCACAataatgtagaaaaaaatcgCAATCATGgcgtttcaacaaaaaatcatGAGCGGCGTATGCAGAACTGTCATCGGGGAGCTACAGCCTCGAACTGCAGGCAAAATGCGACCATACTGTAAGACGGTTTGAGTCTAACTGACAGCGTGTAAGTTATTTCATTGTTTGTCAGGGCATTGAGCTAAATACCCTTTTACGCGGACGCCATTGTCAACTCTGCATTTTTCTTTCATTATAATTACTAACGGATTGTTCATTacacaaagcaaagcaaaaccttggtgctacattccgattcggaacttgaccttctgtttatttatacacagactccgcagccaactgttcagtgtacaggacaattgcgaggctagctacgatcctactgacactaacagtctctcccgagccgagactcgaactcacgACGACTGGATTGTTAGGCCAACGTCGTACCTTGAGACCGTCATTACAAAAACACAGTTTAAAACCTGCAAATTATCTGTAGCAACAGGGtcaaaaaagcaataaaataaaaaccacaCTCATACTATATCccatttttaatgcaaaaattTACCACTTTATTGTAtttcacgaaaaaaaatttgcatcTGGTTTTCCGGTGATGACTCTCAAAATTAGCTAGAAGAGGTTTGCGTTCCTAGTACAATGTCACACACCATAGACGGAATCCACACCTTTACAAGGCCTTTCAGCCAGTCCAGGAAACGCGATCCATCGCGTTGAGCAGTGCAGATCCACTGAATCGATCCGGCCGGATAAGGGTTCGTTTGTGCCTGCGCAGTCGACAGTGCGATTAGGGTGGCCAGTGCCAAGGCGATAACGATTAGCTTGATCATGATAGTTAGCTTTTAATTGCATGCCACTGGATGCGCGAAGCACGCGCTTAAATAGTTTTTAATCGGTCTatttgaaattgtaattttcgaACAACACTTTGCAGCTGTGTTGACAGTCGAGAGCTGGACGTCACTAGGCAGCCGCTTGCGTGTTGATTTAGGTTTTGATGCAAATTTGAAAAGAAATACATTCAAAGTTTACTTCGACAAAGTGtctggaaaaattcaataaaacacaTTTTGTCGAAAAGATCGCAAATCTTTTCGAACAAAATCTTCCTCTCAATTATGAAAAGGGTATGGTGTAAATAATCACAAGCTCTTTTCCCACCATTGTTTAATCTCGATTCGATTTACATAACTTTACGCACCTTCATTAGCACACTGCAGTAAAAGTTCAGCAGCACCGGGCGGGCAGTCTGTGCTCTGAGATCAACTGGTAAACAACCTTTTTCCTCATCGGACCCAGCCACCGTGAAGCAAGCTATCTGACCCGGCAGAATTGTACCGGAAAGTCATGCAACCATGAAATTGCTTGTGACGATTGCTTTCACACCGTTGCTACTGCTGTTACTGCTACTGCAGGCTCCATCAACCATTGACGGAGCTCCGACGCTGGATGCCGTGGAAACCCTGATGAAAACAACGTCGCTAAGCGACTCACCGCACACGGTCGGGACGTTACCGTGGTTCTGCTCCCAGCGGGATGAAACGGTCCTCTTCCTGGGCTGGCTGAAATCCGTCGTCCAAGTGTGGCTTCCGCCGGCTCTCTGCTCATCGGTGAACGCATCCGGAGGTGAGAGTGCACCCGCGTTGAAAAATCTATTTGGCAGCAACAGCGACGTGCCAAAGTGATGCTATCTATCAAGGTTGTGAAAATGATTTGTGTTGAATAAATGCTCTATTTTCGAAGGTTTTTTTCTGACTTGAATGtgttgttgaaaaatatcacaatAAACGAATTTAAATAATGAATTCAATGGAAACTTTTCTGGTTTCAAATTTCCGGTTACTGGTCGAATGGATTTCTGcgaaaattaatttaattataCAGTTTTTGCTGATCACAGCAATTGTTTCGTAAGTGGGTTTGAGTGAATCATGAGTGCAGCTGAAAATGTGTTGCAAGTAAGCCGATTTTCCTATACATATGTATCTTTCCATCACACATTTGTTTGCTATAAATATAGTCATAGTTTTTTGCTgtgaatttaaattttgttttttatatatgTTTCTCAAACTGAACACAAAGGATATCAGTTCTATTATCGTCAAGGGAGTAAATGATGTCCTGGAGCTTTAATTCCTCGTATAATGTCTTTTTTCAGTTCGCACAGCATTTTTCAGCAAAAGAATATTaagttctctatgacttcattgAACCCTCTGAAAATCATAGAATAAACCTAACGATACTAGAACTGATACCTTGATTAAATACAAATAACGCTGTTCATCAGTTATGAGATTGATTTTAaacctatttttcaaaactgcgTCAAAAACTACCAAACCGTGTCAAAAACTGCGAATGaggttgaaaaaaatcagaaaaaaaacattaatcAACTAATTTATCCCGAAACTTCTCATAACATAGAGGTAAAATCTATAGATAtttctatatattttcaaagccctatttttaatttttttcaaaacggtcaaaatataaagGATCAGCTGAAAAATGATCGAGTTAAAATTAAAAGCGTGAAATACACGCAAAgatgaagtcttgtacaatcattgtatcttcccgattcgcacaaatgttacacagaaatcgcacaataaatgtgtgaaacgcataacgcaacagttgtactgcgaattgacatagattgaaatcagaatatgtatcatataccgacactttattttctaggttgctctttcgcttctttttcggttcgggttgcgacgcgcaagacgatgtctcgtcgctttacgaaatgagcgagacacccgtgctgtacatactagatgccagtgttgttagtctcactcatactgtcgatgcgtgcttgctgctattcagaggaatgcatgaagaagaaaaagtatctcgaaagcgtatgtgcaaaagacttgaaaagcgtagcatatgtctcgtcctcaagcagaagggaggagaaaggttttgcttctcgctcgctttgcaatgctgcttgataccagttgaaactgtttaggtgtagtagtttggagctgccaaatacattggagaaacgttagagcattaattgcgttatgcccaacacgcaatcattgtactggttccgaattacatcaacaattgcgctaaaaacgcacaattttgtactggtttcgcaccatccaacttttgcgtgtaagaTCCAAAAACGAGGTTCAATCATAACATAAAATTTTgatggtatttgaaaaacttcaagcatGGGCGCCACTTACACTTGACTAGTGCTACAGCTTCTTACATTAGGTCACATCAGAATCTCCTGCATGTTTTTCTATTTGTAGCAGCGTGAAATTATTGTGCTATAAAAGGCAAAAACTCTGTTTTCTTTAATAAAATATAACTCAGCAAAatgtcagctgatttcagttaaAAAACTTCTATTTTACCTGTACACTACTGGAAATAAGTATAAAGACAACACACTTTTCACTGGTTTCAATTTACAGTGTAAGATATTCAAATcaaatgcttgtttatgtgattGTGCTAGTGAGTTGCATATTCACTGCGCGTAAGTTTGCTGGAAtcgcatgtgtgtgtgtgtcataAGCGAATTATTCCATTTTTGCGCTGGGAAATGATTATAAAGACGCTATTGTTGGTGTCTGTTTTAATTTGTAGTGGGTAATTGGTGACATTAGTGTTTCGCAGCGgttgaaataagttattaaCGGTTATATTAGGATgaaaaaattaatgttttaaTTTCATTTACCCAATCAAGAATATTTACAGGAAAAAATGCCGAAAACAGTGCTTTGACCGATTTTGAGAGAGGAAGAGTTATCGCACTTCGAGAACAAGGGTTGTCTATCCGTGAAATTGGCATCAGGATCGGTAGGAGCAAAGATGTAGTGCACAACTTCCTCCGGTTGGGCGAAAAATATGCCGTAAAGAAGCGATCTGGGCGGCCATCTTCTTTGACGCCGAGAAATAAACGGGAAATAAAAAGGATGGCAGTCCACCAGAAACTGTCTTCGGCTGAAATCAGAGAAGAAATGAACCTGTCCGTACCTATCTTCTCGTCGGATTCGTCAGGTTTAAAACGATGATCCCAATAttgtttttacaaaaacaaCGCCTGTATCACGACTTTTGCCTCGTCACAAGATGGCCCGTTTTACTTTCGCTGAAAAGTACCAGTTTTGGGAAGATCAATGGTCAAATGTGGTTTTCAGTGACGAGAAGAAATTCAACCTTAATGGACCAGATGGTTTCACTAATCGCTGGCACgataaaaggcaaaaaaaaacaacaagagaGAAATGAAACTTCGGTGGAGGAACAGTGATGATATGGGCCGGTTTTAGCATAGTTGGGAAACGcctatttgttttatttcatcacGGATGAAGTCAAAAATGTATTGCGAGCTGTTAGATGAAGTTCTAATTCCATTTTCCGAAAATGTTATGAAcgaaaacatgttttttcaacaGGATAATGCTACTTGTCACGCGTCGAAAGCTACCAAAGAGTTTTTGAGGCTACACGAATTCCCTGTTTTGGAGTGGCCACCCTGCAGTTCCGATTTGAATCCGATAGAAAACGTGTGGGGCTTACTATCGCGTAACAGTTTCAAGCATGGACGGAAGTATGAAACGGCTGGACAACTGAAACGCGCAATACAAGAAGAATGGTCTAAACTTGATcctgatattttgaaaaatctaatAATTTCTATGCCACGAAGACTGCAAGAGGTCATGCACAACAAAGGTGATGCTACGCATTAATAATGCGTTATAGTTTGTTCATTAAAAATGTTTCCTTGAAAAAACAATTAGTATCTTTATACTTATTCCCACGTCGAAAATCCGAATATAGCACTTACTTATCTTAAAACATATACAATCCagaaaacaaatacatttttgCGTGAGAGTTTACACTATAAATCAGCAGTGTATATGTGTTCTGTTCAATATTGACCACCCAGTACAAATTACCCCATACGTCGCTTGTCTTTATACTTATTTCCAGCAGTGTATTGTAGTCTCAAAATGGaagtaacttttttttacaaagataagtggcaaatttcaagttaagttgaaaaatagCGTGAAGCTCAAAAAAATCAACATATACTGTTGAAGTttgtacaaacctgtatatatttcgaCAGCTCTATCTTTGTCCTTTCCAAAATGGCTGAAACAATGAAAATCGGTTATGAAATGATTGATTATGAAATGAGTTAAGAAATCGAATTTTCATTAATTGGATTAATGttaacgtcttcgtcagtgattttcttcggcagtttttctgcagcaatcttatgcaaaagggggccgaagaaaaccactgacgaagacgttctaTTTTACTGTTAGCAAACGAAGTTTAAGCTATTTTTACATTTGTGTCACATTTGTGACATGATAAAATTATTGAGACAGACAAAATTTCgtcgatttttaaatggccagaaatttacgaaaaataaatcaattttgataaaacaggtttcattttattggaaaactatcctagattcctagtattacttgagaactagacgtgaccaacctacaccaaAAATGTGGATTTTGGAAGTGTGTgtaaaaatacacatttttgcaACATGTTTAGGCGAGAATTCATCCCGAGTTCATTGGTACTCAAAGATCGAAAATCCGTCAAGgaaccatcgagatatgaatTTTTCAAGTATGTTTTTTACAGTTTATTTGCTGTTGGGTACATAGTacacgaaaaagtttttgttagtaAAA encodes:
- the LOC129724149 gene encoding uncharacterized protein LOC129724149, translating into MKLLVTIAFTPLLLLLLLLQAPSTIDGAPTLDAVETLMKTTSLSDSPHTVGTLPWFCSQRDETVLFLGWLKSVVQVWLPPALCSSVNASGGESAPALKNLFGSNSDVPK